A single window of Polyodon spathula isolate WHYD16114869_AA chromosome 2, ASM1765450v1, whole genome shotgun sequence DNA harbors:
- the LOC121306926 gene encoding WD repeat-containing protein 54-like isoform X2: MYCREKSIQMKSSASALLNNLSVLPIAEKCLTYFTVVHCNVVNMVSASGDGLNFSHRQLQSKEGSIAASSSLIIQASWCVLPSRVLLVLTSQKGIQMYESDGFIMVYWHALDIPETPSAEAVFARGNVAATMLGHYICVGTSSGSVLVFKIPDKGANIILSEVLEEHRDPITDITTETSRSKEYIADMVSADDSGLLCIWKAGEDFKLLNKIPAYGCSCSSIKLWSGIVIAGYGSGQIRLYDALSGVVHVEVNAHARWIYALDITPDSDKLLSGAEDSLVRIWKLSKSPESHSVEHQHTECVTDIQICGAKFCDPEGSAFALTGYDLCEIIRFTLV; the protein is encoded by the exons atgTATTGCAGGGAGAAGAGCATACAAATGAAGAGCAGTGCCTCGGCGCTCCTCAACAACCTGAGCGTGCTGCCCATCGCAGAGAAGTGCCTCACCTACTTCACAGTGGTGCACTGCAACGTGGTGAACATGGTGAGCGCCTCGGGGGACGGACTCAACTTTTCACACCGCCAGCTGCAGTCCAAGGAGGGCAGCATTGCCGCCAGCTCTTCCCTTATCATACAG GCGTCCTGGTGTGTGCTGCCGTCTCGAGTTCTGCTGGTTCTCACGTCACAGAAGGGAATCCAG ATGTACGAGTCCGATGGCTTCATCATGGTGTATTGGCATGCCCTGGACATCCCTGAGACCCCTTCAG CCGAGGCAGTGTTTGCTCGTGGAAATGTAGCAGCCACTATGCTCGGACACTACATCTGTGTGG GCACCTCCTCTGGCTCTGTCCTGGTGTTTAAAATACCAGACAAGGGGGCCAACATCATCCTATCCGAGGTGCTGGAGGAGCACAGGGATCCCATCACAGACATCACCACAGAGACCTCCCGCAGCAAG GAATATATTGCTGACATGGTCAGTGCAGACGACTCCGGCTTGCTTTGTATCTGGAAAGCAGGAGAAGATTTTAAACTGCTGAACAAGATCCCTGCTTATGG GTGCTCCTGCTCCTCGATAAAGCTGTGGTCTGGGATTGTTATTGCGGGGTACGGCAGTGGGCAGATCCGACTCTACGATGCCCTGTCAGGCGTGGTGCACGTGGAGGTGAACGCACACGCGCGCTGGATCTACGCACTGGATATCACACCGGACTCGGACAAG CTGCTGTCCGGAGCAGAGGACTCGCTGGTACGAATCTGGAAGCTGAGCAAGTCCCCTGAGTCGCACTCTGTTGAG CACCAGCACACCGAGTGTGTCACCGACATCCAGATCTGTGGAGCAAAGTTTTGTGACCCTGAGGGGAGCGCCTTCGCTCTCACCGGATACGACCTGTGCGAGATCATCCGCTTCACTCTGGTGTAG
- the LOC121306926 gene encoding WD repeat-containing protein 54-like isoform X1, with the protein MYCREKSIQMKSSASALLNNLSVLPIAEKCLTYFTVVHCNVVNMVSASGDGLNFSHRQLQSKEGSIAASSSLIIQASWCVLPSRVLLVLTSQKGIQMYESDGFIMVYWHALDIPETPSAEAVFARGNVAATMLGHYICVGTSSGSVLVFKIPDKGANIILSEVLEEHRDPITDITTETSRSKEYIADMVSADDSGLLCIWKAGEDFKLLNKIPAYGCSCSSIKLWSGIVIAGYGSGQIRLYDALSGVVHVEVNAHARWIYALDITPDSDKLLSGAEDSLVRIWKLSKSPESHSVEVTFCCISCETLFLLLHWLHQTCGRTAHMIKGLD; encoded by the exons atgTATTGCAGGGAGAAGAGCATACAAATGAAGAGCAGTGCCTCGGCGCTCCTCAACAACCTGAGCGTGCTGCCCATCGCAGAGAAGTGCCTCACCTACTTCACAGTGGTGCACTGCAACGTGGTGAACATGGTGAGCGCCTCGGGGGACGGACTCAACTTTTCACACCGCCAGCTGCAGTCCAAGGAGGGCAGCATTGCCGCCAGCTCTTCCCTTATCATACAG GCGTCCTGGTGTGTGCTGCCGTCTCGAGTTCTGCTGGTTCTCACGTCACAGAAGGGAATCCAG ATGTACGAGTCCGATGGCTTCATCATGGTGTATTGGCATGCCCTGGACATCCCTGAGACCCCTTCAG CCGAGGCAGTGTTTGCTCGTGGAAATGTAGCAGCCACTATGCTCGGACACTACATCTGTGTGG GCACCTCCTCTGGCTCTGTCCTGGTGTTTAAAATACCAGACAAGGGGGCCAACATCATCCTATCCGAGGTGCTGGAGGAGCACAGGGATCCCATCACAGACATCACCACAGAGACCTCCCGCAGCAAG GAATATATTGCTGACATGGTCAGTGCAGACGACTCCGGCTTGCTTTGTATCTGGAAAGCAGGAGAAGATTTTAAACTGCTGAACAAGATCCCTGCTTATGG GTGCTCCTGCTCCTCGATAAAGCTGTGGTCTGGGATTGTTATTGCGGGGTACGGCAGTGGGCAGATCCGACTCTACGATGCCCTGTCAGGCGTGGTGCACGTGGAGGTGAACGCACACGCGCGCTGGATCTACGCACTGGATATCACACCGGACTCGGACAAG CTGCTGTCCGGAGCAGAGGACTCGCTGGTACGAATCTGGAAGCTGAGCAAGTCCCCTGAGTCGCACTCTGTTGAGGTAACGTTCTGCTGCATCTCCTGTgaaacactgttcttgttattgCACTGGCTGCACCAGACATGTGGTAGGACTGCACACATGATCAAGGGACTTGACTAA
- the LOC121306905 gene encoding uncharacterized protein C2orf81 homolog: protein MSRSATSKSRAEKSRTTSVSVSQAVGQTAPPDVVQGRLTEADWVTMVAQEEGEEAVAEIFDVLMARVMEECYRAYLKKQLIPFTVMQARDAMVQIVEWRFLARDKGEESVQCDPTWEEDEEPSPCGTDSWAQGSVPVVHTGLTPRGTDKQKLTEPPAKENTQPMQHQPETDTQQEQSKSRQKEIKDSDLTQRKQTSEIKREKKEQPAPKKTNLPHNPTPPPKEQKAKRKYKPHRGALPSAGLRNVTKPLEHSERDLLIQQLSQSLPSEQDSPKLIPAAFHNLLKIQASRPAQSNNITYDEAGNVTAVRRLEPARLPRHLVRPRVELVDPEVEAEQIRLAAIKAGWGALRRTVRGKDKSEAQRAREAGARPDRTVTKSTRKQISLCGLAEPQASKSLYKEERQVPHGHLSTMASLLLESMELSPGVMLREPNGARRGSWKGSTQEGRDDQANVLRPILPNVPRPLISVDQLLEGHSLQVIHTVPRHSLQTPLVGR from the exons ATGTCCCGCTCAGCGACGTCCAAATCCCGGGCGGAGAAATCCCGTACCACCTCTGTGTCTGTTTCCCAGGCTGTTGGTCAAACAGCGCCCCCTGATGTTGTCCAGGGGCGACTCACCGAGGCCGACTGGGTCACCATGGTGGcgcaggaggagggggaggaagcGGTTGCGGAGATCTTTGATGTCTTGATGGCCCGAGTGATGGAGGAGTGTTACAGAGCCTACCTAAAGAAGCAA CTGATACCCTTCACGGTGATGCAGGCAAGAGATGCAATGGTTCAGATTGTGGAGTGGCGCTTCCTGGCCCGAGATAAGGGGGAAGAGTCTGTGCAGTGTGACCCCACCTGGGAGGAAGATGAGGAGCCCTCGCCGTGTGGCACGGATTCCTGGGCACAGGGGTCCGTTCCTGTTGTGCACACAGGACTGACACCACGTGGGACAGACAAACAG AAGCTGACTGAGCCTCCTGCTAAAGAGAACACACAACCTATGCAACACCAGCCAGAAACTGACACACAGCAGGAACAGAGTAAATCCAGACAGAAAGAAATCAAGGATTCGGATCTGACTCAAAGAAAACAGACCTCTGAGATCAAAAGGGAGAAAAAAGAACAACCTGCacccaaaaaaacaaatctcCCCCATAACCCCACTCCACCTCCCAAAGAGCAGAAGGCAAAAAGGAAGTACAAGCCCCACCGTGGGGCTCTGCCGTCGGCCGGCCTACGTAACGTCACCAAACCTCTGGAGCACTCTGAGAGGGATCTGCTGATCCAGCAACTCTCCCAATCTCTCCCCTCTGAGCAAGACTCACCCAAACTGATCCCTGCTGCCTTTCACAACCTTCTGAAGATCCAGGCGAGCCGGCCGGCACAGAGTAATAACATTACCTACGATGAGGCCGGCAACGTCACCGCAGTGCGCAGGCTGGAGCCAGCACGGCTACCCAGGCACCTTGTGAGGCCGAGGGTCGAGCTGGTGGACCCTGAGGTGGAGGCCGAGCAAATAAGGCTAGCAGCTATCAAAGCTGGGTGGGGTGCGCTGCGCAGGACCGTTCGGGGGAAAGACAAATCCGAGGCACAGAGAGCCAGAGAAGCTGGGGCGCGACCAGATCGGACAGTGACCAAAAGCACCAGAAAGCAAATTTCCCTCTGTGGGTTGGCTGAGCCCCAGGCCTCTAAGTCTTTATATAAGGAAGAACGGCAGGTTCCACATGGCCACTTGTCCACAATGGCCAGTCTGCTCTTAGAGAGCATGGAGCTGTCCCCGGGAGTGATGCTTCGAGAGCCCAATGGTGCCAGACGAGGTTCGTGGAAAGGGTCCACACAGGAAGGCAGAGATGACCAAGCAAATGTTCTGAGGCCCATCCTCCCCAATGTGCCTCGACCCTTAATCTCTGTGGACCAGCTGTTGGAAGGCCACAGTCTTCAAGTGATCCACACTGTCCCCCGTCATTCACTTCAGACTCCACTCGTGGGGCGCTAG